Proteins encoded within one genomic window of Dyadobacter chenhuakuii:
- a CDS encoding vWA domain-containing protein, with protein sequence MNWNYPFDTTEFFFIFFFILIYTAYIIRTVRIARQLQTTARTLILKLFLRSITFALLIISLLGPSFGEADRQIQSKGKDIFLIVDLSKSMDAADVTPSRLEKVKFEMNRFVQNERANRIGIIIFSNEAFIHVPLTYDGAALELFIQSLQTDLLATGGTNICDATELAYNKLMNAADPGGRSKMMILFTDGENNSSCSGPLYNNLRRFGIGVYTVAVGTKVGISIQQDGKPLMDKNDKLVISKLDENFLKTMATAARGTYYELNNTKNDMLKLINDVNQAEGTLVDSRTITVVSNKYYYFLGAALILILLDVLITIGTFRL encoded by the coding sequence ATGAACTGGAATTACCCCTTTGACACCACTGAATTTTTTTTCATATTTTTTTTCATTTTAATCTACACAGCCTACATTATCCGCACCGTCCGCATCGCCCGGCAGTTGCAAACCACCGCAAGAACCCTCATCCTGAAACTATTTTTAAGGTCCATTACATTCGCATTATTGATCATCAGTTTACTCGGACCGTCGTTCGGGGAGGCCGACCGGCAGATCCAGTCCAAAGGCAAGGACATTTTTTTGATCGTGGACCTTTCCAAATCCATGGATGCAGCGGATGTGACCCCGTCGCGGTTGGAAAAAGTGAAATTTGAGATGAACAGATTTGTGCAGAATGAGCGGGCAAACCGGATCGGGATCATAATTTTTTCGAATGAAGCATTCATCCACGTGCCGCTGACTTATGATGGCGCTGCTTTGGAATTGTTTATACAATCTTTACAAACGGATTTACTGGCGACGGGCGGGACCAACATTTGCGATGCAACCGAACTGGCTTACAACAAATTAATGAATGCTGCCGATCCCGGTGGACGCTCGAAAATGATGATCCTTTTTACGGATGGTGAGAACAATTCATCTTGCAGCGGGCCGTTGTACAACAATTTACGTCGGTTTGGAATAGGCGTTTACACGGTGGCGGTGGGGACGAAAGTGGGCATCAGCATCCAGCAGGACGGCAAGCCGCTGATGGATAAAAACGACAAACTGGTGATCAGCAAACTGGATGAAAACTTCCTTAAAACGATGGCAACCGCGGCGAGAGGAACTTACTATGAGCTTAATAATACCAAAAATGACATGTTGAAACTCATCAATGACGTCAACCAGGCGGAGGGGACATTGGTCGATTCGCGGACAATTACGGTGGTGAGTAACAAATACTATTATTTCCTGGGCGCAGCACTGATCCTGATCCTGCTGGACGTTTTAATTACGATAGGAACGTTCCGACTATAA
- a CDS encoding TldD/PmbA family protein, producing MKRRDFIQLAGLGTGAFMMPAFAMGRNVSPEAFLEKSVDEAVKKRLADAALNAAKSKGASYADVRIGRYLNQFVVTREDKVQNIVNTESYGVGVRVVANGCWGFAAVVDVNNEAQMAKAAEDAVAIAKANAKLMKEPVQLAPQKGFGEVSWKAPIKKNAFEVPIKEKVDLLLSVNDAAMKNGANYVNSVLFLVNEQKYFASTDGSYIDQDVHRIWPIFNVTAIDPKSGKFETRNALSAPMGMGYDYLQANPSDKITGVTTRYNKGYDMLEDATAAAKQAKEKLTAKSVEAGKYDLILDPSHLWLTIHESVGHPLELDRVLGYEANFAGTSFATLDKWKSKDFQYGSKQVNLIADKLQEGSLGAVGWDDEGVNTKKWDLVKDGVLVNYQAIRDQAHIIGEKESHGCCYADSWSSVQFQRMPNVSLAAGKTPLSVDDMIKDVKKGIYIIGDGSFSIDQQRYNFQFGGQLFYEIKDGKIVGMLKDVAYQSNTQEFWNSCVQVCDEKDYRLGGSFFDGKGQPSQSSAVSHGSSTTRFNGVNVINTARKI from the coding sequence TTGAAACGCAGAGACTTTATACAATTGGCTGGACTCGGAACGGGAGCGTTCATGATGCCTGCTTTTGCAATGGGCAGAAATGTCTCCCCCGAAGCATTTCTTGAAAAAAGTGTGGATGAAGCCGTCAAAAAACGACTGGCTGATGCCGCGCTGAATGCTGCAAAATCCAAAGGCGCTTCCTATGCCGACGTCAGGATCGGACGTTATCTCAATCAGTTTGTGGTAACCCGTGAAGACAAAGTGCAGAACATTGTAAACACGGAATCCTACGGCGTGGGCGTGCGCGTAGTTGCAAACGGATGCTGGGGGTTTGCCGCTGTTGTTGATGTAAATAATGAGGCGCAAATGGCAAAAGCCGCCGAAGATGCCGTAGCAATTGCGAAAGCGAATGCAAAGCTAATGAAAGAGCCCGTGCAACTGGCCCCGCAAAAAGGCTTTGGTGAAGTAAGCTGGAAAGCGCCGATTAAGAAAAATGCTTTCGAAGTGCCTATTAAGGAGAAGGTTGACCTGCTGCTTTCTGTAAATGATGCAGCGATGAAGAATGGCGCTAATTATGTGAATTCAGTGCTTTTTTTAGTTAATGAACAAAAATATTTTGCTTCCACCGATGGTTCGTATATTGACCAGGACGTTCACCGGATCTGGCCGATCTTCAATGTTACGGCCATTGATCCGAAAAGTGGAAAATTTGAAACCAGGAACGCATTAAGCGCACCAATGGGCATGGGTTACGATTATCTGCAAGCCAACCCGTCCGACAAAATTACCGGCGTGACCACGCGCTACAACAAAGGTTACGACATGCTGGAAGATGCTACTGCGGCAGCCAAACAAGCCAAAGAAAAGTTGACGGCAAAATCAGTGGAGGCAGGCAAATATGACCTTATTCTGGATCCGTCGCACCTCTGGCTGACCATTCACGAATCCGTCGGCCACCCGCTCGAACTGGACCGTGTGCTCGGTTATGAGGCCAATTTTGCAGGGACTTCTTTTGCAACATTGGATAAATGGAAATCCAAAGACTTCCAGTATGGCAGCAAACAAGTGAACCTGATCGCCGACAAATTGCAGGAAGGATCTTTGGGAGCTGTTGGCTGGGATGATGAAGGTGTTAATACAAAGAAATGGGACCTGGTGAAGGATGGTGTCTTAGTCAATTATCAGGCAATCCGCGACCAGGCGCACATTATCGGTGAGAAAGAGTCGCATGGCTGCTGCTATGCCGATAGCTGGTCTTCCGTACAATTCCAGAGAATGCCGAATGTTTCGCTGGCTGCTGGCAAGACGCCGTTATCCGTGGACGACATGATCAAGGATGTCAAAAAAGGCATTTACATTATTGGTGACGGCTCGTTCTCGATTGATCAGCAGCGATATAATTTCCAGTTTGGCGGGCAGTTGTTTTATGAAATCAAGGACGGTAAGATTGTCGGCATGCTGAAAGATGTGGCTTATCAATCCAATACACAGGAGTTCTGGAATTCTTGCGTGCAGGTTTGTGATGAAAAGGACTATCGTCTAGGCGGCTCATTCTTCGACGGCAAAGGCCAGCCCTCGCAATCCAGCGCTGTATCGCACGGAAGTTCGACAACGCGTTTTAACGGGGTTAATGTGATCAATACAGCCAGAAAAATATAA
- a CDS encoding response regulator — protein sequence MSILYIDHEINNLNSFKASFRRDATIYLADTLDKGRKVLEEEQIDVIFVDHQMPDMTGLEFLKMASKQYPESIRVLLTGQAYNAEFKHAEVKGYLHNFVTKPWDEQDLRRLIITNMM from the coding sequence ATGAGCATACTTTACATTGATCATGAGATCAATAATCTCAACTCCTTTAAAGCTTCCTTCCGAAGAGACGCGACAATTTACCTCGCCGACACCTTGGATAAAGGCCGCAAAGTTTTAGAAGAAGAACAAATCGATGTCATTTTCGTCGATCACCAGATGCCTGATATGACGGGTCTGGAATTTTTGAAAATGGCGTCAAAACAATATCCTGAAAGTATCCGCGTCCTGCTCACAGGGCAGGCTTACAATGCTGAATTCAAGCATGCGGAAGTGAAAGGTTATCTCCACAATTTTGTAACAAAACCGTGGGATGAACAGGATTTAAGACGGCTGATCATCACCAATATGATGTAA
- a CDS encoding glycoside hydrolase family 9 protein, giving the protein MAVIAGPCFSQTKTIWDGEANPASCNKAYGSVISGSDAFAGGACFRAEPDKFHMPKIGFNCSNAWRADISGFDELRFFIKSNQNSQTTSIRLITYFAQSNWVDIGTYIQGAGGIATDYKEVRIPLTLFKKQGYDLSSIEYLEFATTTSNQLFYFIDDIQVVDLKSPKLSLQPVSSRVLKLSVSERFDTAGCYKNANYSLASQANPAYLQQQHPVKIGRHHYVKGLLPTSGVPIVAYELYLIFDKPLNNAGLYNLTVTDIRDLSGNAAALDTAFTFNDLAIYGNVKANQVGYLPDSPKLGKLGNFLGDAWFMPVDSVNTPVFEVRDEADQVVYSGVSKFLKADSSFSGELVLDLDFSEVTIPGTYYLYVESYGRSETFTIADEVYDDLHKHTARALYYQRSGKLDSQHTGNWQRGGLSASVVEIHSSHASSPLHSASDPAVGSKIPMAQGWLDAGDYGRYVPTAASALFILFTAFELYPQKFPDNYYNIPESGNSIPDLLDEIKYETDWLKQMQAQDGGVYFRVTPATWSTGLPEDEVSTLFVSEKTTQSTALFAAAMAMAARNLKAYFPNYAQNCLDMAKKAWGFLQLHPQASAPVNVPGISAGPYPDPIDLDNRAWAAAELYKTTGEVMYNNAFLDYYAKIPHEFHATMSWAHHTFKAAWAYSTTKFPVSNAPVAEFKSKLNTEVLVNYYQRTMDIHAYHGAYHPFKGYVGYGTFGMAQSYAFDYIIFSYLLSKPELLDLAKIQLDIPLGNNPLSKSMITGVGKNAPKFPLHWSTVPNKYTEPVPGIPVFGPAASLVMNRPSSFAIQDSANRYPYGFKKEDPYPVLRRYTDAREAVEMSEFTIQEIAVTIAPFAFFSTAINDALPVHFASFEAQSEQCHVNLHWTTSQEVNADYFVIQRSADAKTFEDIGRVSAAGSSSISKQYRFTDSLPNPRNYYRLKQVDYDGRYQFTRILYAPDACNGMKINVLQKQQNIYEIQTESAENTDLLTGEVVNKRGVPRKRFDINPGIATRFDTFDLPADIYILQIKNQQGYRLYTQKLLVH; this is encoded by the coding sequence ATGGCAGTCATTGCTGGGCCATGCTTTTCTCAAACAAAAACAATCTGGGACGGTGAAGCAAATCCGGCTAGTTGTAATAAGGCATACGGGTCCGTAATTTCGGGATCCGATGCTTTTGCCGGTGGTGCTTGTTTTCGCGCGGAGCCGGATAAGTTTCATATGCCGAAAATCGGGTTTAATTGCAGCAATGCCTGGCGGGCGGATATTTCGGGGTTCGATGAGCTTCGTTTTTTTATAAAGTCAAATCAAAACTCGCAGACGACTTCCATACGGCTTATCACTTACTTCGCGCAGAGCAATTGGGTCGATATTGGCACTTATATACAGGGTGCGGGCGGGATTGCTACCGATTATAAGGAAGTCAGAATTCCGCTGACATTGTTCAAAAAGCAAGGTTATGACCTCAGTTCTATTGAATATCTCGAATTTGCAACTACAACTTCAAACCAACTTTTCTACTTTATCGATGACATTCAGGTGGTCGACTTAAAATCGCCCAAGCTCTCATTACAACCGGTTTCCAGCCGGGTTTTAAAGCTCAGCGTTAGTGAACGGTTTGATACGGCAGGATGCTATAAAAATGCCAATTACAGTTTGGCGAGCCAGGCAAATCCGGCGTATCTGCAACAGCAACATCCCGTTAAAATCGGACGGCATCATTATGTTAAGGGGTTACTTCCGACGTCCGGAGTGCCAATCGTTGCGTATGAGCTGTATCTGATTTTTGATAAACCATTGAATAATGCTGGCTTATACAATTTGACAGTCACTGACATCAGGGACCTATCTGGTAATGCAGCTGCATTGGACACGGCGTTCACTTTCAATGACCTTGCAATTTACGGAAACGTAAAGGCCAACCAGGTTGGGTATTTGCCCGATAGCCCGAAACTGGGCAAGCTGGGCAACTTTCTGGGCGATGCCTGGTTTATGCCCGTTGATTCGGTCAATACACCGGTTTTTGAGGTTCGAGACGAGGCAGATCAAGTTGTTTATAGCGGCGTAAGTAAGTTTTTGAAAGCTGATTCATCATTCAGCGGCGAATTGGTTTTGGACCTGGATTTTTCGGAAGTGACCATTCCCGGCACATATTATTTGTATGTAGAGAGTTATGGCCGTTCGGAAACATTCACCATTGCTGATGAAGTGTACGACGACTTACATAAGCACACGGCCAGGGCTTTGTATTACCAAAGATCGGGCAAGCTGGATTCGCAGCATACCGGCAATTGGCAGCGTGGCGGTCTGTCGGCGTCGGTGGTGGAAATTCATTCTTCTCACGCATCATCTCCGCTGCACAGTGCCTCCGATCCAGCTGTCGGCAGTAAAATTCCGATGGCCCAAGGCTGGCTGGATGCGGGTGACTACGGTCGCTATGTCCCTACGGCGGCGAGTGCTTTATTTATTCTTTTTACTGCTTTTGAGCTGTATCCGCAAAAGTTTCCGGACAATTATTACAACATTCCCGAAAGTGGCAACAGCATTCCTGACCTGCTCGATGAGATCAAATATGAAACCGATTGGCTGAAACAAATGCAGGCACAAGATGGTGGCGTGTATTTCCGGGTTACACCTGCCACCTGGTCAACCGGATTGCCGGAAGATGAGGTCAGTACACTTTTCGTTTCTGAGAAAACAACGCAGTCCACAGCACTTTTCGCAGCAGCGATGGCCATGGCGGCCCGAAATCTGAAAGCCTATTTCCCTAATTACGCCCAGAATTGTCTCGATATGGCGAAAAAAGCCTGGGGTTTCCTGCAACTGCATCCGCAAGCATCAGCTCCTGTGAATGTGCCCGGCATTTCGGCTGGACCTTATCCGGATCCTATTGACCTGGATAACCGCGCCTGGGCGGCTGCCGAGCTCTATAAGACGACGGGCGAAGTCATGTATAACAATGCTTTTCTGGATTACTATGCCAAGATCCCTCACGAGTTCCATGCTACCATGAGCTGGGCACACCATACTTTCAAAGCGGCGTGGGCTTATTCTACAACCAAATTTCCAGTTAGTAATGCTCCTGTTGCGGAGTTTAAGTCCAAGCTGAATACCGAGGTGCTGGTCAATTACTACCAGAGGACAATGGACATTCATGCGTATCACGGTGCATATCATCCTTTTAAGGGTTATGTCGGCTACGGGACTTTTGGCATGGCCCAGAGCTATGCATTTGACTATATCATCTTCAGTTATCTGCTGTCCAAGCCCGAACTGCTGGATCTGGCAAAAATTCAGCTTGATATTCCTTTGGGCAACAATCCGTTGTCTAAAAGCATGATTACCGGCGTTGGCAAAAATGCTCCGAAATTTCCTCTTCATTGGTCAACGGTTCCAAACAAATACACCGAGCCAGTTCCCGGCATCCCGGTATTTGGCCCTGCTGCGTCGCTGGTTATGAACAGGCCGTCCAGCTTTGCAATCCAGGACTCGGCAAACCGATATCCCTATGGTTTCAAAAAAGAAGACCCTTATCCTGTGCTACGTCGCTATACGGACGCGCGTGAGGCTGTTGAAATGTCGGAATTCACGATCCAGGAAATCGCTGTCACAATCGCTCCGTTTGCATTTTTCAGCACTGCCATCAATGATGCACTTCCGGTTCATTTTGCAAGCTTTGAAGCACAGTCCGAACAATGTCATGTAAACCTGCACTGGACAACCAGCCAGGAAGTCAATGCGGATTATTTCGTTATTCAGCGCAGTGCCGATGCGAAAACGTTTGAGGATATCGGCCGGGTAAGCGCAGCGGGATCAAGCAGCATATCTAAGCAATATCGTTTCACAGATTCCCTCCCTAATCCGCGTAATTATTACAGGCTCAAACAAGTCGATTATGATGGACGATATCAATTTACGCGTATCCTTTACGCTCCGGACGCTTGCAATGGAATGAAAATAAATGTTTTGCAAAAGCAGCAAAACATTTATGAAATACAAACCGAGTCGGCAGAAAATACGGATCTGCTCACAGGTGAGGTCGTTAACAAACGTGGGGTTCCCCGGAAGCGATTCGATATAAATCCAGGGATAGCCACGCGTTTCGACACATTCGATCTTCCAGCGGATATTTATATTTTACAAATAAAAAACCAGCAAGGATATCGATTGTACACGCAAAAATTGTTGGTTCACTGA
- a CDS encoding TldD/PmbA family protein — protein MKRRDFMQMTGMGAGALMLSSVPVVGNPVSAAHLLEPWIDVAAKKKFAEIALNAAKSKGATYTDVRIGRYLQQYLFTREKQVQNIVNTESYGVGIRVIASGTWGFSATSDVTAEGIAKCAATAVEIAKANSKFQKEPVVLAEQKGVGDKTWKTPIKKNAFEIPIQEKIDLLMNVNGEAMKNGAGFVTSNMFFVNEQKYFASSDGSFIDQDVHRIWPTFTVTVTDKAAGKFKTRDAISSPMGMGYEYLDGLASEKIAGPNGLVGYRNSYDMVEDAINAAKQAKEKMTAKSVLPGKYDLVLDPNHLGLTIHESVGHPTELDRVLGYEANYAGTSFATLDKWESKNFAYGSKLVNIVADKTQPNTLGAVGYDDEGVPCKEWDIIKDGVLVNYQAIRDQVKIIGEKESHGCCYADNWNSVQFQRMPNISLKPGTEKRSVMDMIKGVEKGIYIIGRGSYSIDQQRYNFQFGGQVFYEIKNGAITGMLDDVAYQSNTQEFWNSCTQLCDKDDYRTFGSFFDGKGQPAQVSAVSHGSSTSRFDGVNVINTGRKI, from the coding sequence ATGAAAAGACGAGATTTTATGCAAATGACAGGAATGGGCGCAGGAGCTTTAATGCTTTCGTCCGTGCCAGTCGTGGGAAATCCTGTGAGCGCCGCGCATCTGCTCGAACCCTGGATTGATGTCGCTGCCAAGAAAAAATTTGCAGAAATCGCTCTCAATGCGGCCAAAAGCAAAGGCGCAACTTATACCGACGTCCGGATCGGGCGCTACTTACAGCAATATTTATTTACACGTGAAAAACAGGTTCAGAATATCGTGAATACGGAATCCTACGGCGTTGGGATCCGGGTAATAGCGAGCGGAACCTGGGGTTTTTCGGCCACCAGCGATGTAACGGCCGAGGGCATTGCCAAGTGCGCTGCAACGGCTGTTGAGATTGCGAAAGCAAATTCCAAATTTCAAAAAGAACCGGTCGTGTTGGCTGAGCAGAAAGGAGTTGGCGACAAAACGTGGAAGACGCCGATCAAGAAGAATGCATTTGAAATTCCCATTCAGGAAAAGATTGACCTGCTCATGAATGTGAATGGTGAGGCCATGAAAAACGGTGCGGGCTTCGTCACCTCCAATATGTTTTTTGTGAATGAACAGAAATATTTTGCTTCGTCCGACGGCTCATTTATTGACCAGGACGTGCACCGCATATGGCCTACATTTACGGTAACAGTCACCGATAAAGCTGCCGGTAAATTCAAAACCCGCGATGCCATCAGCTCGCCCATGGGCATGGGCTATGAATATCTGGATGGCTTAGCTTCGGAAAAAATCGCCGGCCCGAATGGTCTGGTCGGTTACCGGAACTCTTACGACATGGTGGAAGATGCGATCAATGCAGCGAAGCAGGCTAAGGAAAAAATGACTGCAAAATCGGTGCTTCCCGGCAAGTATGACCTGGTCCTGGATCCCAACCATCTTGGCCTAACCATTCACGAATCCGTTGGGCACCCCACTGAGCTGGATCGTGTGCTGGGTTATGAGGCCAATTATGCAGGGACAAGTTTTGCAACATTGGATAAATGGGAGTCTAAAAACTTCGCCTATGGCAGCAAACTCGTAAACATTGTGGCGGACAAAACGCAGCCGAATACGCTTGGGGCTGTCGGTTATGACGATGAGGGCGTGCCGTGCAAGGAGTGGGATATTATCAAAGATGGCGTTTTGGTGAATTACCAGGCCATTCGCGATCAGGTGAAGATCATTGGTGAAAAAGAATCGCACGGCTGCTGCTATGCAGATAACTGGAATTCCGTTCAATTTCAACGGATGCCCAACATCTCGTTGAAGCCGGGCACTGAGAAACGGAGCGTAATGGACATGATCAAAGGCGTGGAAAAAGGCATTTATATCATTGGCCGGGGTTCATATTCCATTGATCAGCAGCGTTATAACTTCCAGTTTGGCGGTCAGGTGTTTTACGAAATCAAGAACGGGGCAATCACAGGCATGCTGGACGACGTTGCTTACCAGTCCAATACACAAGAGTTCTGGAATTCCTGCACGCAGCTTTGCGATAAGGACGATTACCGCACATTCGGGTCGTTTTTCGATGGAAAAGGGCAACCTGCACAAGTGAGCGCAGTGTCACACGGAAGTTCAACGTCCCGTTTTGACGGGGTGAATGTGATCAATACAGGACGGAAGATATAA
- a CDS encoding DUF6169 family protein has product MPEESNLLNHYSFVEVNLSYNFVTDSGDQYSAFFVGTNYFEDCLDLNEHVVSFGFSPNERRSEAFFLDSNCNLKRRAKIDFRVRDTIFAIMEEFLTKFPTKSIVSICANNDARELCRRKLFKDWYKKASEHKPTLIEKYDIDLQGADTFYGYASLILRNDNPRHDKLRDAFQNLNSDLISKGY; this is encoded by the coding sequence ATGCCAGAGGAATCAAATTTATTAAACCATTATAGTTTCGTTGAGGTAAATCTTTCTTACAATTTTGTAACTGATTCCGGCGATCAATATTCAGCTTTCTTTGTCGGGACTAACTATTTTGAAGATTGTTTAGATTTGAATGAACATGTTGTGAGCTTTGGGTTTTCTCCAAATGAGAGAAGGTCTGAAGCTTTTTTCTTGGATTCAAATTGCAATTTAAAGCGAAGAGCAAAAATAGATTTCCGCGTGCGGGATACGATTTTCGCTATCATGGAGGAGTTTCTGACCAAGTTCCCCACTAAATCTATTGTTTCGATTTGTGCTAACAATGATGCACGCGAACTGTGCCGTCGCAAACTATTTAAAGATTGGTACAAAAAGGCTTCTGAACACAAACCGACATTGATCGAAAAGTATGACATTGATCTGCAAGGAGCTGACACATTCTATGGTTATGCTTCGCTAATCCTCCGAAATGATAATCCGCGGCACGATAAGCTTAGGGATGCGTTTCAAAATCTAAACAGTGATTTGATCTCCAAAGGTTATTAG
- a CDS encoding TldD/PmbA family protein, with protein sequence MAILSRDEAKKIIDKVLAFSKADEISVGLFGNRTGNIRYARNSVSTSGETTDLSLSVTSVFGKKSGTSTINEFDDASLEKTVRRAEEIAKLAPDNPEYVPMLGPQQYLETNSFAESTAAINPDYRAKAAFDSIDPCIKKNLTAAGYLEDAAGFNAMGNNKGLFGYNRSTSIDFSITVRTADGKGSGYAARDYNDASKLSTASATEVAMQKAMASATAKALEPGKYTVILEPTAGVDLLDNMMRSMDARNADEGRSFLGKKGGGTRLGEKLFDERVNIYSDPQNQEIPGSPFSGDGRPQEKVIWIENGVVKNMSYSRFWAQKQGVKAIAPPSGFIFQGGNESLADLIKGTEKGILVTRLWYIRAVDPQTLLYTGLTRDGTFYIENGQIKYPVKNFRFNESPVIMLNNIEAIGKPVRAGGNLVPPLKIRDFTFTSLSDAV encoded by the coding sequence ATGGCTATTTTATCCAGAGACGAAGCGAAGAAAATAATTGATAAAGTATTGGCATTTTCCAAAGCCGATGAAATAAGCGTAGGCCTTTTTGGCAACCGGACAGGCAACATTCGCTACGCACGCAATTCCGTATCCACAAGCGGAGAAACGACTGATCTTTCCTTGTCCGTAACGTCTGTTTTTGGCAAGAAATCAGGCACGTCAACCATTAATGAGTTTGATGATGCTTCTCTGGAAAAGACAGTAAGACGGGCCGAAGAAATAGCCAAACTCGCACCCGACAACCCGGAATATGTTCCTATGCTCGGGCCCCAGCAATATCTTGAAACCAATTCTTTTGCAGAAAGCACGGCAGCAATCAATCCGGATTATCGCGCCAAAGCAGCTTTCGATAGCATTGATCCTTGCATTAAAAAGAATCTGACCGCGGCTGGTTATCTGGAAGATGCGGCGGGATTTAATGCAATGGGCAACAATAAGGGGCTTTTTGGATATAACAGATCTACCTCCATTGATTTTTCTATCACTGTTAGAACGGCCGATGGCAAAGGCTCCGGCTATGCTGCGCGGGATTACAATGATGCCTCTAAGCTCAGCACCGCTTCGGCAACAGAAGTTGCGATGCAAAAGGCGATGGCTTCTGCAACGGCAAAAGCATTGGAACCGGGAAAATACACCGTAATCCTGGAACCGACTGCGGGCGTTGATCTTTTGGATAACATGATGCGCAGCATGGATGCACGTAATGCGGATGAAGGCAGAAGTTTTTTGGGTAAAAAAGGAGGTGGAACGCGGCTCGGTGAAAAGCTTTTCGATGAACGCGTGAACATTTATTCAGATCCTCAAAATCAGGAAATCCCCGGATCGCCATTCAGTGGCGATGGCAGGCCACAGGAGAAAGTGATATGGATAGAGAATGGTGTGGTTAAAAATATGTCTTACTCGCGCTTTTGGGCACAAAAACAAGGTGTTAAGGCCATTGCTCCTCCATCCGGATTTATTTTTCAGGGTGGAAACGAATCGTTGGCCGATCTTATCAAAGGAACTGAAAAGGGCATTCTGGTAACCCGGCTTTGGTATATCCGCGCGGTGGACCCGCAGACATTGCTTTACACGGGTCTGACGCGGGACGGCACATTCTACATTGAAAACGGGCAGATCAAATATCCGGTTAAGAATTTCCGGTTTAATGAAAGTCCGGTTATCATGCTCAATAATATAGAGGCGATTGGCAAGCCCGTTCGTGCGGGCGGCAACCTGGTACCGCCGCTAAAAATCCGCGATTTCACATTTACGAGTCTCTCGGACGCAGTTTAG